The Clostridium chauvoei genome has a window encoding:
- a CDS encoding DUF3021 domain-containing protein, whose protein sequence is MKKKAFFLSLLGFPLGISIGYIISIIISICFGQGYYSPCAPGLIDATGSEINAVILQTILSGFVGSAFAGSSVIWEMDNWSIAKQTSIYFFITSIVMMPIAYLMNWMEHSLMGFVSYFGIFIIIFIVIWVIQYFILKSKIKKINSKFK, encoded by the coding sequence ATGAAAAAGAAAGCTTTTTTTCTTAGTTTATTAGGATTCCCTTTAGGGATTTCAATTGGATATATTATTTCAATTATTATTTCCATTTGCTTTGGACAAGGATATTATTCACCATGTGCTCCAGGGCTTATTGATGCAACGGGTAGTGAAATTAATGCAGTTATTTTGCAAACTATTTTAAGTGGATTTGTAGGCTCAGCTTTTGCAGGAAGTTCGGTAATTTGGGAAATGGATAATTGGAGTATAGCAAAACAAACAAGTATATATTTTTTTATTACATCTATAGTGATGATGCCCATTGCTTATTTAATGAATTGGATGGAGCATAGTCTTATGGGATTTGTAAGTTATTTTGGAATTTTTATTATAATATTTATAGTTATATGGGTTATACAATATTTTATATTGAAAAGTAAGATCAAAAAAATAAATTCAAAATTTAAATAG
- a CDS encoding metallophosphoesterase family protein, whose protein sequence is MHYIGTTSDVHGDISNLKSWLSNLDKDSKPLDYMIFGGDYVGPKEAENCVKAVNEESQGTQVILAKGNHDACCCIKNLDTPLKFICKYSKKEYN, encoded by the coding sequence ATTCACTATATAGGCACTACATCAGATGTTCATGGTGATATTTCGAATTTAAAGTCATGGTTATCTAATTTAGATAAAGATTCAAAGCCTTTAGATTATATGATTTTTGGTGGTGACTATGTAGGACCAAAGGAAGCAGAAAATTGTGTGAAGGCTGTAAATGAAGAATCACAGGGAACTCAAGTTATATTAGCAAAAGGTAACCATGATGCATGTTGTTGTATTAAAAATTTAGATACTCCCTTGAAATTTATTTGCAAATATAGTAAAAAGGAATATAATTAA